A genomic region of Pseudomonas migulae contains the following coding sequences:
- a CDS encoding tRNA (cytidine(34)-2'-O)-methyltransferase yields the protein MFHVILFQPEIPPNTGNVIRLCANSGCHLHLIEPLGFEMDDKRLRRAGLDYHEYATLQRHADLASCLESLGHPRLFAFTTKGSRPFHDASFAEGDAFLFGPESRGLPAEVLDALPGEQRLRLPMREGCRSLNLSNTVAVAVYEGWRQLGFK from the coding sequence ATGTTTCACGTCATCCTTTTCCAACCAGAAATTCCGCCGAATACCGGCAACGTTATCAGGCTGTGCGCCAACAGTGGCTGCCACCTGCATTTGATCGAACCGCTGGGCTTCGAGATGGACGACAAGCGCCTGCGCCGGGCCGGTCTCGACTACCACGAGTATGCCACCCTGCAACGCCACGCAGACCTCGCCAGCTGTCTGGAAAGCCTTGGCCATCCGCGGCTGTTCGCGTTTACCACCAAAGGTTCGCGGCCGTTCCATGACGCCAGTTTCGCCGAGGGCGACGCGTTCCTGTTCGGCCCGGAAAGCCGTGGCTTGCCGGCTGAAGTGCTCGACGCCCTGCCCGGCGAACAACGCCTGCGCCTGCCAATGCGCGAAGGTTGCCGCAGCCTGAACCTGTCGAACACCGTGGCGGTTGCCGTGTACGAAGGCTGGCGCCAGCTCGGGTTCAAGTAG
- the ntrC gene encoding nitrogen regulation protein NR(I): protein MSRSETVWIVDDDRSIRWVLEKALQQEGMTTQSFDSADGVMSRLARQQPDVIISDIRMPGASGLDLLARIREQHPRLPVIIMTAHSDLDSAVASYQGGAFEYLPKPFDVDEAVSLVKRANQHAQEQQGLEVAPTLTRTPEIIGEAPAMQEVFRAIGRLSHSNITVLINGESGTGKELVAHALHRHSPRATSPFIALNMAAIPKDLMESELFGHEKGAFTGAANLRRGRFEQADGGTLFLDEIGDMPADTQTRLLRVLADGEFYRVGGHVPVKVDVRIIAATHQNLETLVHAGKFREDLFHRLNVIRIHIPRLSDRREDIPTLAKHFLSRAAQELAVEPKLLKSETEEYLKNLPWGGNVRQLENTCRWITVMASGREVHISDLPPELLSLPQDSAPVTNWEQALRQWADQALARGQSSLLDTAVPAFERIMIETALKHTAGRRRDAAVLLGWGRNTLTRKIKELGMKVDGGDDDEGEEG from the coding sequence ATGAGCCGTAGTGAAACCGTGTGGATCGTCGATGACGACCGTTCTATCCGTTGGGTCCTTGAAAAAGCCTTGCAGCAGGAAGGCATGACCACGCAAAGCTTCGACAGCGCCGATGGCGTGATGAGCCGCCTGGCGCGCCAGCAGCCGGACGTGATCATCTCCGACATCCGCATGCCGGGTGCCAGCGGTCTGGACCTTCTGGCGCGGATTCGCGAGCAACACCCACGGTTGCCAGTGATCATCATGACTGCGCACTCCGATCTGGACAGCGCTGTCGCGTCTTATCAGGGCGGTGCGTTCGAGTACCTGCCCAAGCCGTTCGACGTGGACGAAGCGGTGTCGCTGGTCAAGCGCGCAAACCAGCACGCCCAGGAACAGCAAGGCCTGGAAGTCGCTCCCACCCTGACACGCACCCCGGAAATCATCGGTGAAGCGCCGGCGATGCAGGAAGTGTTTCGCGCCATCGGGCGCTTGAGCCACTCCAACATTACCGTGCTGATCAACGGCGAATCCGGGACCGGCAAAGAGCTGGTGGCCCACGCTCTGCACCGTCACAGCCCACGGGCGACTTCGCCGTTCATTGCGCTGAACATGGCGGCGATCCCGAAGGATCTGATGGAGTCCGAACTGTTCGGCCACGAAAAAGGCGCCTTCACCGGCGCGGCCAATCTGCGTCGCGGACGGTTCGAGCAGGCTGACGGCGGCACGCTGTTCCTTGATGAAATCGGCGACATGCCGGCGGACACGCAAACCCGTTTGCTGCGTGTGCTGGCCGACGGCGAGTTTTATCGCGTCGGCGGTCATGTGCCGGTCAAGGTAGATGTGCGAATCATCGCCGCGACGCACCAGAATCTGGAAACCCTGGTGCACGCCGGAAAATTCCGTGAAGACTTGTTCCACCGCCTCAATGTGATCCGCATCCACATTCCACGGTTGTCGGACCGTCGCGAAGACATCCCGACACTCGCCAAGCACTTCCTCAGCCGCGCCGCACAAGAATTGGCGGTGGAGCCGAAGCTGCTGAAAAGTGAAACCGAGGAATACCTGAAGAACCTGCCGTGGGGCGGCAACGTGCGTCAGCTGGAGAACACCTGCCGCTGGATCACGGTGATGGCTTCGGGTCGCGAAGTGCACATCAGCGACCTGCCACCGGAGCTGCTGAGCCTGCCGCAGGACTCGGCGCCGGTGACGAACTGGGAGCAAGCGCTGCGCCAGTGGGCTGATCAGGCGTTGGCGCGTGGTCAGTCGAGCCTGCTCGACACGGCAGTGCCGGCGTTTGAGCGGATCATGATCGAAACCGCGCTCAAGCATACCGCCGGCCGCCGCCGCGATGCCGCGGTGTTGCTGGGTTGGGGGCGTAATACCCTGACGCGCAAGATCAAGGAGTTGGGAATGAAGGTGGATGGTGGGGACGATGATGAGGGGGAAGAGGGTTAA
- the glnL gene encoding nitrogen regulation protein NR(II) yields the protein MTISDALHRLLLDNLTTATILLDAELRLEYMNPAAEMLLAISGQRSHGQFISELFTESTEALNSLRQAVEQAHPFTKREAMLTALTGQTLTVDYAVTPILANGATMLLLEVHPRDRLLRITKEEAQLSKQETSKMLVRGLAHEIKNPLGGIRGAAQLLARELPEESLRDYTNVIIEEADRLRNLVDRMLGSNKLPSLAMCNVHEVLERVCHLVEAESQGCITLVRDYDPSIPDVLIDREQMIQAVLNIVRNAMQAISSQNELRLGRISLRTRAMRQFTIGHVRHRLVTKIEIIDNGPGIPADLQETIFFPMVSGRPDGTGLGLAITQNIISQHQGLIECDSHPGHTTFSIFLPLEQGATST from the coding sequence ATGACCATTAGCGACGCACTACACCGTTTGCTACTCGACAACCTCACCACCGCCACCATTCTGCTCGATGCCGAACTGCGCCTCGAGTACATGAACCCGGCGGCGGAGATGCTCCTGGCCATCAGCGGCCAGCGTAGCCATGGGCAGTTCATCAGCGAGTTGTTCACCGAATCCACCGAGGCGCTGAATTCCCTGCGTCAGGCGGTCGAGCAAGCGCACCCGTTCACCAAGCGCGAAGCGATGCTCACGGCCCTCACCGGCCAGACGCTGACCGTCGATTACGCGGTAACACCGATCCTCGCCAACGGCGCCACCATGCTGCTGCTGGAAGTGCATCCGCGGGATCGCTTGTTGCGGATCACCAAGGAAGAAGCGCAACTGTCGAAACAGGAAACCAGCAAGATGCTGGTGCGCGGGCTGGCTCATGAAATCAAGAACCCGTTGGGCGGGATTCGCGGCGCAGCCCAGTTGCTCGCCCGCGAACTGCCGGAAGAAAGCCTGCGTGACTACACCAACGTCATCATTGAAGAAGCCGACCGCCTGCGAAACCTCGTGGACCGCATGCTCGGCTCCAACAAGCTGCCATCGCTGGCCATGTGCAACGTCCACGAAGTGCTGGAACGCGTCTGCCATCTGGTCGAAGCGGAAAGCCAAGGCTGCATCACGCTGGTGCGCGACTACGATCCAAGCATTCCCGACGTATTGATCGACCGCGAACAAATGATCCAGGCGGTCCTGAACATCGTGCGCAACGCGATGCAGGCCATCAGCAGCCAGAACGAGCTGCGCCTGGGGCGCATCAGCCTGCGCACCCGCGCCATGCGCCAATTCACCATCGGCCACGTGCGCCATCGCCTCGTGACCAAGATCGAAATCATCGACAACGGTCCCGGCATTCCCGCAGACCTGCAGGAAACCATCTTCTTCCCCATGGTCAGCGGCCGCCCGGACGGTACCGGGCTGGGCCTGGCCATTACCCAGAACATCATCAGCCAGCACCAGGGCCTGATCGAATGTGACAGCCATCCAGGCCACACCACCTTCTCGATCTTTCTGCCACTGGAACAAGGAGCCACATCGACATGA
- a CDS encoding DUF4124 domain-containing protein, whose translation MRGWLLIACLFVLPVSAEVFTYIDAQGNRVFTDQPGSRNAKRVPLATSNRMSANPTAAAPVIAEKKAETRPLFRYDLLRVLVPEPDATIRSSAGELIVSVTSEPGLQPGHRYRLLLDGQATAEPGPSPVFALGNIDRGSHNLSVEILDEHGRIVERTANQPFHMLRISLAQKRQVKPCTLTDYGQRPECPLKDKPEEEKNPFLRFF comes from the coding sequence GTGAGGGGGTGGCTGTTGATCGCCTGCCTGTTCGTGTTGCCCGTGTCGGCCGAGGTCTTCACCTACATCGACGCTCAGGGCAATCGGGTCTTCACCGACCAGCCCGGCTCCCGCAACGCCAAACGCGTGCCGTTGGCGACGAGCAACCGCATGTCCGCCAACCCGACCGCCGCAGCGCCGGTGATTGCCGAGAAAAAAGCCGAAACCAGGCCCCTGTTTCGCTACGACCTGCTCAGAGTGCTGGTGCCCGAACCCGACGCCACGATCCGCAGCAGCGCCGGCGAGCTGATCGTCAGCGTTACCAGCGAACCCGGCCTGCAACCGGGTCATCGCTACCGCTTGTTGCTGGACGGGCAGGCCACCGCTGAACCGGGTCCGAGCCCAGTATTTGCCTTGGGCAACATCGACCGCGGCAGCCATAACCTGTCGGTAGAAATTCTCGATGAGCATGGCCGCATCGTCGAGCGTACGGCCAATCAACCGTTTCATATGCTGCGCATCTCCCTCGCGCAGAAACGTCAAGTCAAACCCTGCACGCTGACCGACTACGGCCAACGGCCGGAATGTCCGCTCAAAGACAAACCCGAAGAAGAAAAAAATCCCTTCCTGCGCTTCTTCTAA
- a CDS encoding DUF4124 domain-containing protein: MGRGFLLMLLLIALPAAAQIYKYTDAAGNTAYSNQPPDGVKAEPVELPPLNSIEPQAPPAPPAPATSGEQSRDAYEVLELTNLPTTEALRANNGTFTVNVLIKPRLQGPHLFRLLLDDQPYGQPSNVPILQLVNIDRGTHSLAVQVIEGEDVVQQSPIVTFTVQRVHKP; the protein is encoded by the coding sequence ATGGGTCGTGGTTTTCTATTGATGTTGCTGTTGATCGCCCTGCCCGCCGCCGCGCAGATCTATAAGTACACCGACGCCGCCGGCAACACCGCCTACAGCAATCAACCGCCCGACGGCGTGAAGGCGGAGCCGGTCGAGTTACCGCCGCTCAATAGCATCGAGCCCCAGGCGCCTCCTGCCCCACCTGCGCCAGCCACCAGCGGCGAACAGTCTCGCGACGCCTACGAGGTGCTGGAGCTGACCAACTTGCCCACCACCGAGGCGCTACGCGCCAACAACGGCACCTTCACCGTCAACGTGCTGATCAAACCCCGACTGCAAGGTCCCCATCTATTCAGGTTGTTGCTGGACGACCAGCCTTACGGCCAGCCGAGCAACGTGCCGATCCTGCAACTGGTCAACATTGATCGCGGCACACACAGCCTCGCGGTCCAGGTGATCGAGGGGGAAGACGTCGTCCAGCAGAGCCCGATCGTGACCTTCACCGTCCAGCGGGTGCACAAGCCGTGA
- the glnA gene encoding glutamate--ammonia ligase: MSKSVQLIKDHDVKWIDLRFTDTKGTQHHVTMPARDALDEAFFEEGKMFDGSSIAGWKGIEASDMILMPDDSTAVLDPFTEEPTLILVCDVIEPSTMQGYDRDPRAIAKRAEEYLKSTGIGDTVFVGPEPEFFIFDEVKFKSDISGSMFKIFSEQGSWMSDQDVEGGNRGHRPGVKGGYFPVPPFDHDHEIRTSMCNAMEEMGLVIEVHHHEVATAGQNEIGVKFNTLVAKADEVQTLKYCVHNVADAYGRTATFMPKPLYGDNGSGMHVHLSIAKDGKNTFAGEGYAGLSDTALYFIGGIIKHGKALNGFTNPSTNSYKRLVPGFEAPVMLAYSARNRSASIRIPYVSSPRARRIEARFPDPAANPYLGFAALLMAGLDGIQNKIHPGDAADKNLYDLPPEEAKEIPQVCGSLKEALEELDKGRAFLTKGGVFSDDFIDAYIALKSEEEIKVRTFVHPLEYELYYSC; this comes from the coding sequence ATGTCGAAGTCGGTTCAACTCATCAAAGATCATGACGTCAAGTGGATTGATCTGCGCTTCACGGACACCAAAGGCACTCAGCACCACGTGACCATGCCGGCTCGCGACGCGCTGGATGAAGCTTTCTTCGAAGAAGGCAAAATGTTCGACGGTTCCTCCATCGCTGGCTGGAAAGGCATCGAAGCCTCCGACATGATCCTGATGCCGGACGACAGCACTGCCGTTCTCGACCCGTTCACCGAAGAGCCGACCCTGATCCTGGTTTGCGACGTGATCGAGCCTTCGACCATGCAAGGCTACGACCGTGACCCACGTGCGATCGCCAAGCGTGCCGAGGAATACCTGAAGTCGACCGGTATCGGCGACACCGTATTTGTTGGTCCGGAACCAGAATTCTTCATCTTCGACGAAGTGAAGTTCAAGTCCGACATCTCGGGCTCGATGTTCAAGATCTTCTCCGAACAAGGTTCGTGGATGTCCGACCAGGACGTGGAAGGCGGCAACCGTGGCCACCGTCCAGGCGTCAAAGGCGGCTACTTCCCTGTTCCGCCGTTCGACCACGACCACGAAATCCGTACCTCCATGTGCAACGCCATGGAAGAAATGGGTCTGGTCATCGAAGTTCACCACCACGAAGTGGCGACTGCCGGTCAGAACGAAATCGGTGTGAAGTTCAACACCCTGGTAGCCAAGGCTGACGAAGTTCAGACCCTGAAGTACTGCGTACACAACGTTGCTGACGCATACGGCCGCACCGCGACCTTCATGCCTAAGCCTCTGTACGGCGACAACGGTTCGGGTATGCACGTTCACCTGTCCATCGCCAAAGATGGCAAGAACACCTTCGCTGGCGAAGGCTATGCCGGCCTGTCCGACACCGCTCTGTACTTCATCGGCGGCATCATCAAGCACGGTAAGGCCCTGAACGGCTTCACCAACCCGTCGACCAACTCCTACAAGCGTCTGGTCCCAGGCTTCGAAGCTCCAGTGATGCTGGCCTACTCGGCTCGCAACCGTTCCGCTTCGATCCGTATTCCTTACGTGTCCAGCCCTCGCGCTCGCCGTATCGAAGCCCGCTTCCCGGATCCAGCAGCCAACCCGTACCTGGGCTTTGCTGCACTGTTGATGGCTGGCCTGGACGGCATCCAGAACAAGATCCACCCTGGCGACGCAGCTGACAAAAACCTGTACGACCTGCCGCCTGAAGAGGCGAAAGAGATCCCACAAGTTTGCGGCAGCCTGAAAGAAGCCCTGGAAGAGCTGGACAAAGGTCGTGCGTTCCTGACCAAAGGCGGCGTGTTCTCCGATGACTTCATCGACGCTTACATCGCTCTGAAAAGCGAAGAAGAAATCAAGGTACGTACCTTCGTACACCCACTGGAATACGAGCTGTACTACAGCTGCTGA
- the thiI gene encoding tRNA uracil 4-sulfurtransferase ThiI — MKLIVKVFPEITIKSRPVRMRFIRQLAKNIRTVLRDLDPAVVVNGVWDNLELETRVTEPKVLKDMTERLSCMPGIAHFLQVDEYPLGDFDDIVAKCKLHFGDSLAGKIFSVRCKRAGKHEFSSMDVEKYVGSQLRRQCGAAGISLKEPEIEVRLEIRDKRLFVIHSQHNSIGGYPLGALEQTLVLMSGGFDSTVAAYQIMRRGLMSHFCFFNLGGRAHELGVMEVAHFIWKKYGSSQRVLFVSVPFEEVLGEILGKVDNSHMGVVLKRMMLRAASRIADRLEIEALVTGEAISQVSSQTLPNLSVIDCVTDKLVLRPLIASHKQDIIDLANEIGTADFAKHMPEYCGVISVNPKTHAKRPRVEHEEKEFDMAVLERALENAKLVPIDRVIDELGQDLQIEEVSEALAGQIIIDIRHPDAAEDEPLELAGIEVQAMPFYALNARFKELDPTRQYLLYCDKGVMSRLHAHHLLSEGHANVRVYRPS; from the coding sequence ATGAAACTAATCGTAAAAGTCTTCCCCGAGATCACCATCAAGAGCCGCCCGGTACGGATGCGTTTCATCCGCCAGTTGGCCAAAAACATCCGCACCGTGCTCCGTGACCTGGACCCGGCCGTGGTGGTGAACGGTGTGTGGGACAATCTCGAGCTTGAAACCCGCGTCACTGAGCCCAAAGTCCTGAAGGACATGACCGAGCGCCTGAGCTGCATGCCGGGTATCGCGCATTTCCTGCAGGTCGACGAATACCCGTTGGGCGACTTCGATGACATCGTCGCCAAGTGCAAGCTGCATTTCGGTGATTCGCTGGCCGGGAAGATTTTTTCGGTGCGCTGCAAACGCGCCGGCAAGCATGAATTCAGTTCGATGGATGTCGAGAAATACGTCGGCAGCCAACTGCGTCGTCAGTGCGGCGCCGCCGGAATCTCGCTGAAAGAGCCGGAAATCGAAGTTCGCCTCGAAATTCGCGACAAACGGTTGTTCGTGATCCACAGCCAGCACAACAGCATCGGCGGATATCCGCTGGGTGCACTGGAACAGACACTTGTGCTGATGTCCGGCGGCTTCGATTCCACTGTTGCTGCCTACCAGATCATGCGCCGCGGCCTGATGAGCCATTTCTGCTTCTTCAATCTGGGCGGGCGGGCCCATGAACTGGGCGTCATGGAAGTCGCGCACTTCATCTGGAAGAAGTACGGCAGCTCCCAACGCGTGTTATTTGTCAGTGTGCCGTTCGAGGAAGTACTGGGAGAAATTCTCGGGAAAGTCGATAACAGTCATATGGGTGTAGTTTTGAAGCGTATGATGTTGCGCGCTGCTTCCCGTATTGCCGATCGGCTGGAGATCGAAGCGCTGGTTACCGGCGAAGCGATTTCCCAGGTGTCGAGCCAGACGCTGCCGAACCTGTCCGTGATCGACTGCGTGACCGACAAGCTGGTCTTGCGTCCGCTGATCGCCAGTCACAAGCAGGACATCATCGACCTGGCCAACGAAATCGGCACTGCCGACTTCGCCAAGCACATGCCGGAGTATTGCGGGGTCATCTCGGTGAACCCCAAGACCCACGCCAAGCGTCCGCGCGTGGAGCATGAAGAGAAAGAATTCGACATGGCGGTCCTCGAGCGTGCGCTCGAGAACGCCAAACTGGTGCCGATCGATCGCGTGATCGACGAATTGGGCCAGGACTTGCAGATCGAAGAAGTCAGCGAAGCACTGGCGGGCCAGATCATCATCGACATCCGTCACCCGGATGCCGCTGAAGACGAGCCGCTGGAACTCGCTGGCATTGAGGTACAAGCGATGCCGTTTTATGCATTGAACGCTCGTTTCAAGGAACTGGACCCTACTCGCCAGTACCTGTTGTATTGCGACAAAGGCGTGATGAGTCGCCTGCATGCCCACCATTTGCTCAGTGAGGGGCATGCCAATGTGCGCGTTTATCGACCGAGCTAA
- the typA gene encoding translational GTPase TypA, whose amino-acid sequence MIENLRNIAIIAHVDHGKTTLVDKLLRQSGTLERNELNDERVMDSNDQEKERGITILAKNTAINWNGFHINIVDTPGHADFGGEVERVMSMVDSVLLLVDAQDGPMPQTRFVTKKAFEAGLRPIVVINKVDRPGARPDWVLDQIFDLFDNLGATEEQLDFKVVYASALNGIAGLEHTDMAEDMTPLYQSIVDNVPAPKVDRDGPFQMQISALDYNSFLGVIGVGRIARGRIKPNTPVVAIDADGKKRNGRILKLMGHHGLHRIDVEEAAAGDIVCISGFDQLFISDTLCDPLNVEAMKPLTVDEPTVSMTFQVNDSPFCGKEGKFVTSRNIKERLDKELLYNVALRVEEGDSADKFKVSGRGELHLSVLIETMRREGFEMGVGRPEVIIRMVDGVKHEPYENVTIDLPEESQGSIMEQIGIRKGDLTNMVPDGKGRVRLEYNIPARGLIGFRNEFLTLTSGAGILTSIFDRYDVMKSGDMSGRQNGVLVSVATGKALTYSLETLQARGKLFLGHGEDVYEGQIVGINSRDNDLGVNPTKGKKLDNMRASGKDETIALVPPIRFTLEQALEFVQEDELCEVTPKSIRLRKKILGESERTRAAKKSGN is encoded by the coding sequence GTGATCGAAAATCTACGCAACATCGCCATCATTGCTCACGTTGACCATGGTAAAACCACCCTGGTAGACAAACTCTTGCGTCAATCCGGCACCCTGGAGCGCAACGAGCTCAACGACGAGCGCGTGATGGACTCCAACGACCAGGAGAAAGAGCGCGGTATTACCATTCTGGCGAAAAACACCGCCATCAACTGGAACGGCTTCCACATCAACATCGTGGACACCCCGGGCCACGCCGACTTCGGCGGCGAAGTTGAACGCGTAATGTCGATGGTTGACTCCGTTCTGCTGCTGGTTGACGCTCAAGACGGCCCTATGCCGCAAACCCGTTTCGTGACCAAGAAGGCTTTCGAAGCCGGCCTGCGTCCGATCGTGGTCATCAACAAGGTTGACCGTCCAGGCGCGCGTCCGGACTGGGTTCTGGACCAGATCTTCGACCTGTTCGACAACCTCGGTGCTACCGAAGAACAGCTGGACTTCAAAGTCGTCTACGCCTCGGCCCTGAACGGCATTGCCGGTCTGGAACACACCGACATGGCTGAAGACATGACCCCGCTGTACCAGTCGATCGTCGACAACGTACCTGCGCCGAAAGTCGACCGTGACGGTCCGTTCCAGATGCAGATCTCCGCTCTGGACTACAACAGCTTCCTGGGTGTTATCGGCGTTGGCCGTATCGCTCGTGGTCGCATCAAGCCGAACACTCCGGTTGTCGCTATCGACGCCGACGGCAAGAAGCGTAACGGCCGTATCCTGAAGCTGATGGGTCACCACGGTCTGCACCGTATCGACGTTGAAGAAGCAGCTGCCGGCGACATCGTCTGCATCAGCGGCTTCGACCAGCTGTTCATCTCCGACACTCTGTGCGACCCACTGAACGTCGAAGCGATGAAGCCGCTGACCGTTGACGAACCAACCGTTTCCATGACCTTCCAGGTAAACGACTCGCCATTCTGCGGTAAAGAAGGCAAGTTCGTGACTTCCCGTAACATCAAGGAACGTCTGGACAAAGAGCTGCTGTACAACGTTGCTCTGCGCGTTGAAGAAGGCGACTCGGCTGACAAGTTCAAGGTCTCCGGCCGTGGTGAGCTGCACCTCTCGGTACTGATCGAAACCATGCGTCGCGAAGGCTTCGAAATGGGTGTTGGTCGTCCGGAAGTGATCATCCGCATGGTTGACGGCGTCAAGCACGAACCGTACGAAAACGTGACCATCGACCTGCCGGAAGAATCGCAAGGTTCGATCATGGAACAGATCGGTATCCGTAAGGGCGACCTGACCAACATGGTTCCGGATGGCAAGGGCCGTGTGCGCCTTGAGTACAACATCCCGGCCCGTGGCCTGATCGGTTTCCGTAACGAGTTCCTGACCCTGACCTCCGGTGCAGGCATCCTGACCTCGATCTTCGACCGTTACGACGTGATGAAGTCCGGCGACATGTCCGGCCGTCAGAACGGCGTGCTGGTTTCGGTTGCTACCGGTAAGGCTCTGACTTACTCGCTGGAAACCCTGCAAGCTCGCGGCAAACTGTTCCTGGGTCACGGTGAAGACGTGTACGAAGGTCAAATCGTCGGCATCAACAGCCGCGACAACGACCTGGGCGTCAACCCAACCAAAGGCAAGAAGCTCGACAACATGCGTGCTTCGGGTAAAGACGAAACCATCGCTCTGGTTCCGCCTATCCGTTTCACCCTGGAACAAGCTCTGGAATTCGTTCAAGAAGACGAATTGTGCGAAGTCACTCCTAAGTCCATCCGTCTTCGCAAGAAGATCCTGGGCGAAAGCGAGCGTACCCGCGCTGCCAAGAAAAGCGGCAACTGA
- a CDS encoding YkgJ family cysteine cluster protein, with translation MKPNLIAAAEIDRLDTWAKYSAPMCGSCVSSCCTLPVEVKIKDLIRIGIVDEFERGEPAKNIAKRLQKEGIVERYSQKTEIFTLQRMSNNDCLYLDRKSRLCTIYEKRPDTCRNHPKIGPRPGYCAYKPKEVARETSSSRRPLEKF, from the coding sequence ATGAAGCCCAACCTGATCGCCGCCGCAGAGATCGATCGTCTCGATACCTGGGCCAAATATTCTGCGCCGATGTGCGGCTCGTGTGTATCCAGCTGCTGCACCCTGCCGGTCGAGGTCAAGATCAAGGATCTGATCCGCATCGGCATCGTCGACGAGTTCGAGCGCGGCGAACCGGCGAAGAACATCGCCAAGCGGCTGCAGAAGGAAGGGATCGTCGAGCGTTACAGCCAGAAGACCGAGATCTTCACCCTTCAGCGCATGAGCAACAACGATTGCCTGTACCTGGATCGTAAGAGCCGTCTGTGCACTATTTATGAAAAGCGCCCGGACACCTGCCGCAATCACCCGAAAATCGGGCCGCGGCCGGGGTATTGCGCTTACAAGCCGAAAGAAGTGGCGCGTGAGACCAGCAGCTCCCGTCGTCCCCTCGAGAAATTCTGA